The Dickeya poaceiphila DNA window AGCCCTGGTCGCTGCCAATCATCAGGTAACGGCGTATGTACGGGCATCATCCAACGTCAGTTTTCTGGAGCCTTTCGGCGTCACCCTGGTGCGTGGCGAATTGCATGATGACCAGCGCCTGCGCGCAGCAATGGCCGGGCACGATGGCGTGATTCATACCGCGGGCAATACCAGCAGCAACCCCCGCGACTGGCCGCTGCTGGCGGCGGTCAATATTGAAGGGACGCGTTCAGTGGTGGAGGCGGCGCTGGCGTGCGGGGTATCGCGTCTGGTGTATACCAGTACCAGCTCGACGATAGGGGCGTATAACGACCCTGCCGCCGAGGCGACGGAAGAGACTGTGCTGGCGGGGTTTCGTGCCAAAAACCCGTATGCCAGGAGCAAATTACAGGCGGAAGAACTGGTGTACCGCGCCTGTGATCGCGGCTTGTCGGCGGTGATCCTCAATCCTGCCGAAGTGCTGGGCGGTTATGACTACTCAATGCAGTGGGGCCGCATGGTGCTGGCGGTGGCGCATAACCAGTTGCCGTTCCTGCCCCCCGGCGGCGCCAGCTTTTGCGGCGCAAGCGATGTTGGCGAAGTGCACGTCAGCGCCTTAACCAAAGGAAAGTCAGGCGAGCGCTACCTCATTGCAGGGGCCAATACGCGTTATAGCGAGCTTATCAGCACGATTGAAGCGGTTGTACCGTGCAAGGCCGACAGACCCAACATCCATTATTCATCGTTCTATCTGAAAACGTTGCTTCAGGAAAAGCTGCCGTGGCTGGTACGCGGTGAGCCGGTACTGGATGCGTATCGCCTGCGTGTCTTTGGCGGCGTTTATTACTTTAGCAGTGCCAGGGCTGAACGGGAGCTGGGTTATCAGCCTTCTTCCTTAAGCCAGATGGTGGAGGAGTGTGTGTCCTGGTATAGGGCCAATGGCTTTATTGCGCCTTAGTCATCATGAGTTCTTAGCAGTCAATAGGAATCATTCTCCTAGAGAGAATAACTAACCAAGGAGGTTTTTATAATGGATTTTCATGATCTGGTCGAACTTGAGCGTAAGCCTTTCAAAGAACGCGTAAAATTACGTTATGACACTTATCTCAAAGAATTAGAGAAAGGTTTCATGTTCAGCCGTCAAGGCATGGGACCGGTCGATGCGCGTATGGAATACAAAGACCTGCATAGCGATGAGTTCCGAAATGTTCTGGTGTTCGGCTCGAACAGTTATCTTGGTCTGGCTAACCATCCTTACGTCAAAAGCAAGGTGGTTGAAGCGGTAGAAAAATACGGTATTGGCACTGGCGGTTCACCGGCGTTTTCTGGTTATACCAAGCAACATCGTGATCTTGAGTTGCGTCTGGCGGCATTAGCCGGCCATGAAGATGCGGTACTGCTGCCGAGTGGCTATATGGCAAACCTGTGCTGGGTTAACGGGCTGATGAATCGTAATGACGTCATCATCTATGACCAGAACAGTCATGCCAGCGTGATCAACGCCATCAAAATGACTAACGTGCCGTTCTTTACCTTTGACCCGGAACGTCTGGATGAGTTTGAAGCCATGCTGCCGAAAATTCGGGCGCGTTTGAAACCTCAGACACAAATTTTTTCCACGGTTGAAGGGGTGCGTTCTACCGATGGTTCGATCATCGATCTCAAACGTTACATTGAGATTTGCCGGGCGAACGATATCGTCACCATTCTCGATGACGCGCATGGTCTGGGCACCTTAGGGCGCACCGGTAAAGGGACGCTTGAGCATTTGGATCTGATAGGTCAGGTTGATTTGCGTATGTCCACCTGCAGCAAATCACTGGGTGCGCAGGGCGCTTTCATTTCCGGCAGCCGTGAGCATATCTTTATGCTGCGCAACTTCTCTTACCCTTATCTGTTTACCTCTGGTTTGGCACAACCGACGATTGCGGCGATTTCCGCAGCAATGGACGTGATGGAACGCGAGCCGGAGCGTATTGAACGTCTGCATGAAAATGTACGTTACATGCAGGATCAATTGGAAACCCAAGGCTTTAACATCCTGCGCGGAGAATCAGGGATTATCCCGGTTTTCTTCAAGAAACCCTTTGTGGTGGGCAACATCAACCGCTGTCTTTTTGAACGCGGCGTGTTCGCCAATATCATGGAATACCCGATGGTTCCGCCTGATAAAGAACGCCTGCGTTTCTCTGTGATGTCTTCTCATACCAGAGAAGAGATCGATCACGTCGTTGAGATTCTCACTGAGATTGCGCGCGAGTTTGATGCGCTCTAATGGATTAGATGAAGGAGATTAAAAATGGACGCCCAGAAAGACACTCTCGCCGTTGTCCTCGACATTATCAATGGCATCAAGAATACCGGGTTTACGCCTGATGTCGTGGATCTGGAGGCATTTATCGGTGGTGAACTCGGTGTGGATTCGGTCGAAATGCTCGAATCCTGGTACGAGATTGAGAAGCGGCTCAACATCAAGGTGAATGACGGCGATAAGCGCGGTATTTACACGCTTGGCGACCTGATCAGCACGATTGAAGCTCATCTGCCGGCAGAAGCGATCAAATCCTGAATCGGCAAGCCGTTGGTGGGATAGACAAGCAACGTTACGTGACAATCCTAGGGAACAGTAATAGGGGATTTATGTCTTCTTCAATTTGGGTATTTCCTGGTCAGGGATCGCAGCAGAAAGGGATGGGGAAAGCGCTGTTCGAGCGTTTCCCCGAACTCGTCAACGAAGCCGATGAGGTGCTCGGTTTCTCCATACGCGAGTTGTGCCTTAACGATCCTCAAGGTGTACTTGGTGAAACGGAGTTCACCCAGCCAGCTTTGTTTGTTGTCTCAGCGCTCGGTGTTCTCGCCAATCGACAAGACGGCGTGGAAGCGCCGGATTGCTACGCCGGTCATAGCCTGGGGGAGTTTGCCGCGCTGTTTGCGGCGGGGGCGTTTGATTTTGCCACGGGCGTCGCACTGGTGAGAGAGCGCGGTCTGCTGATGTCGAAAGCGCCGCGCGGTGCGATGGCCGCTATCCTGGGCATCGATCTCAATCGGGTGACGGAACTGCTTGCTTCGTCACCGTTTAGCGGCATTGATATCGCCAACATCAACTGTGCGCAACAAATCGTCATTTCGGGACTTTATGACGACATTGTTGCCTGTGAATCACTGTTTACCGAGGCGGGTGCGCGTTATATCAAGCTGAACGTGAGTGCGGCGTTTCACTCCCGTTATATGCGTGATATCGAAGCGCAGTTTGCTGAATTTGCTCGTCGTTTTACATTTAACCCGCTCAATGCGCGGGTGATTTCTAACTACACAGCGCTCGATTATCCAACATCTGATTACCTTGAACTGTTGACGAGCCAGATAAGTCATCCAGTCCGCTGGTACGAAAGTATCTCCCGGCTGCTGCTGTCTGGCGACGTCAAACTGCACGAAATTGGGCCAGGGCAGGTACTCACCAGCCTGTTTGCGAAAATAAAAGCGCAGCCGATGACGCTTTCGCATGAGCCTGCGGTCAACAACGTTGCCGGCGCCCCCGCCGTAGCGGTTTCCAACCCTGCTGTGGTGTTTATGTTTGGTGGGCAAGGTGCGCAGTATTACGGCATGGGTCATGAGCTGTATCGCCGTAACAGCACGTTTCGCAGCCAGATGGACATCTGTGATGCTCTGTGTCGTAAACACACCGGCTAC harbors:
- the fabD gene encoding ACP S-malonyltransferase, which codes for MSSSIWVFPGQGSQQKGMGKALFERFPELVNEADEVLGFSIRELCLNDPQGVLGETEFTQPALFVVSALGVLANRQDGVEAPDCYAGHSLGEFAALFAAGAFDFATGVALVRERGLLMSKAPRGAMAAILGIDLNRVTELLASSPFSGIDIANINCAQQIVISGLYDDIVACESLFTEAGARYIKLNVSAAFHSRYMRDIEAQFAEFARRFTFNPLNARVISNYTALDYPTSDYLELLTSQISHPVRWYESISRLLLSGDVKLHEIGPGQVLTSLFAKIKAQPMTLSHEPAVNNVAGAPAVAVSNPAVVFMFGGQGAQYYGMGHELYRRNSTFRSQMDICDALCRKHTGYSLLETLYDDAHRHLQLSDVALSNVALLSVGVSLTGMLKAEGIEPDAVLGYSLGECIAAVVAGVLTLDDAMKLVVSQANLLGEKTAGGGMMSVLAPVAHFQSHAGLYQGTELASINFQNNFVVSGDMASLSALKTRLAQQDINSMLLPVEQPFHSSGIAVIEQDFRALVDTLPKSAPRMPVYSAMSGTTVERWDNEYFWRVLREPVDFYGLMQAFGEKNQTFFVDLSPTGTLSTFIKYGFATRFQHAAIINQFGRNAESVSNLLSVLKNHSRHVVTEGA
- a CDS encoding aminotransferase class I/II-fold pyridoxal phosphate-dependent enzyme gives rise to the protein MDFHDLVELERKPFKERVKLRYDTYLKELEKGFMFSRQGMGPVDARMEYKDLHSDEFRNVLVFGSNSYLGLANHPYVKSKVVEAVEKYGIGTGGSPAFSGYTKQHRDLELRLAALAGHEDAVLLPSGYMANLCWVNGLMNRNDVIIYDQNSHASVINAIKMTNVPFFTFDPERLDEFEAMLPKIRARLKPQTQIFSTVEGVRSTDGSIIDLKRYIEICRANDIVTILDDAHGLGTLGRTGKGTLEHLDLIGQVDLRMSTCSKSLGAQGAFISGSREHIFMLRNFSYPYLFTSGLAQPTIAAISAAMDVMEREPERIERLHENVRYMQDQLETQGFNILRGESGIIPVFFKKPFVVGNINRCLFERGVFANIMEYPMVPPDKERLRFSVMSSHTREEIDHVVEILTEIAREFDAL
- a CDS encoding acyl carrier protein gives rise to the protein MDAQKDTLAVVLDIINGIKNTGFTPDVVDLEAFIGGELGVDSVEMLESWYEIEKRLNIKVNDGDKRGIYTLGDLISTIEAHLPAEAIKS
- a CDS encoding NAD-dependent epimerase/dehydratase family protein; its protein translation is MKILITGANGFVGLNVVKALVAANHQVTAYVRASSNVSFLEPFGVTLVRGELHDDQRLRAAMAGHDGVIHTAGNTSSNPRDWPLLAAVNIEGTRSVVEAALACGVSRLVYTSTSSTIGAYNDPAAEATEETVLAGFRAKNPYARSKLQAEELVYRACDRGLSAVILNPAEVLGGYDYSMQWGRMVLAVAHNQLPFLPPGGASFCGASDVGEVHVSALTKGKSGERYLIAGANTRYSELISTIEAVVPCKADRPNIHYSSFYLKTLLQEKLPWLVRGEPVLDAYRLRVFGGVYYFSSARAERELGYQPSSLSQMVEECVSWYRANGFIAP